DNA from Corynebacterium aurimucosum ATCC 700975:
TAGGTGGAAATGCGCTCGCGGCGGACTTCCTTAATCTCCTTGAGCAGCTCTAGATCCACGCCGTTCGGGGTGGTGATGTAGCCGGAGGAGTCAGACATCGCTACGACGGTTCCGCCGAGCTGTTGCACCTTTTCGGCGGCGTAGATGGCGACGTTGCCGGAGCCGGAGACAATCACCTTGGCGCCGTCGAAAGACTCACCGTGGGTCTTCATCATTTCCGAAGTCAGATACACCAGGCCGTAGCCGGTAGCCTCGGTACGCACGAGGGAGCCGCCCCAGCTCAGCCCCTTGCCGGTAAGAACGCCAGACTCGTGCTTGTTTTCCAGGCGGCGGTACTGGCCAAACAGGAAACCGATCTCGCGGCCGCCCACGCCGATATCGCCGGCCGGGACGTCGCGGTACTCGCCGATGTGGTTGTGCAACTCCGTCATGAAGGATTGACAGAAACGCATGACCTCGGCATCTGACTTACCCTTCGGGTCGAAATCAGAACCGCCCTTGCCGCCACCGATAGGCAAGCCGGTCAGCGAGTTCTTAAAAATCTGCTCGAAGCCGAGGAACTTGATGATGCCCAGGTTCACGCTCGGGTGGAAACGCAGGCCACCCTTGTAGGGGCCGAGCGCGGAGTTGAATTGCACACGGAAACCGCGGTTGACCTGGATCTGGCCGCCGTCATCCACCCACGGGACGCGGAAGATGAGCTGACGCTCGGGCTCACACAGCCGCTCGACCAGGCCGTAATCAGCGTAGTGAGGGTCCTTATTGAGGACGATCTTCAGTGAGTCGAGTACCTCAGCGAGCGCCTGGTGGAATTCCGGTTCACCCGCATTACGCTTGAGAAGCTTGCTGTAGTAATCGGAGATTTGCTGGTCGATGGACATGGCAATCCTTTCATTGGGCACCGTTCCTCGCGGTCGGTGCGTCATCCATTGAACAACCGATAGTTTTCTATCAATCGACCTAAATTGCAAGACGGACGTACTGGCGAGCGCTTTAAAGGCTGGTCAGGGTGCGAAAATTTTTTCTCACATCTCTGCCATATACTCATGGGCATGCGCATTCTTGTTGCCCCCGATTCCTTTAAAGGCACCGCCACCGCAGCCGAAGCTGCCGCCGCCATTGCATTGGGCGCGCGGCGTGCTCTCAGCTCCTCGCCCCACGCCGACACGGCGAAGGTAACGACCCTGCCTATGGCCGATGGCGGCGAAGGCACCGCGGAGGTGCTCGCCAGCGCCGCTGTTCATCGCCATGGCACGGCGGGGCAGACCATTACGCTGCCTACCACCGATGCCATCGGGCGCTTGACCGAGGCCAGCTACCAGCTCGTTGGTGACACAGCCTTCATCGACGTTGCCGCTGCCACCGGCCTTCCTGCCGTTTCCGACGCCCTCGATCCACTCCATGCGGATTCCTATGGAACTGGCGTGCTGGTGGCCGACGCCGAATCGCGCGGCGCCAAACACATCGTTCTCGGCCTCGGCGGCAGCGCCAGCATCGACGGCGGTCTCGGCATCCTCGCTGCACTCGGAGCCGCCGCCCACGATGCCCGCGGATACGCCCTGCCCAAGGGCGGTGCACCTTTGGTCAACCTCGACCACATCGACACCGCGCAACTCAACATGAAAGCGGCCATGCTGGACTACACCTTGGTCACCGATACTCGCGCCGTGCCCGTCCAAGCCGCGACGATGTACGGCCCACAAAAAGGTGCTGAGGGCGAACAAGTAGCGCTACTGGCGGGCGCGATGCTGCGACTCTGCGAAGTCACGGAGACCGACCCGCAGGCGGAATTCTTCGGTGCCGCGGGCGGCATTCCCATCGCCCTGAGCTGGCTTTCGCGCACGCTGTGGGGCACCTCGGAGCACTGCCACATCGTGCCGGGCGGCCAGTATGTAGCCGAAGCACTCGACCTGCCCGCGCGTATCGCCGAGGCGGATCTCGTCCTTACCGGAGAAGGGCGCTTCGACGAACAATCGCTTACCGGAAAGGTGGTGGGCACACTGGCGGACATGACTAGCCCGCCAACCCTGGGCATCATCGCCGGCTCCTCAACCGCACCGGCGCCGCAGGGCACACTGCTAGAAGAACTCGACGGGAAGGAAGAGGGGGACGTCGCCCAGCACTTAAGCAATGCGGCCGAACGCCTCGTCCGCACCGTTCTGCAGAACTAAAGCTCTCTGAGGGCTCTAGCTCTCAGCAGAACTACGGGGTTACCTGCACCGCCCACGGGAAAATTGCCGGACGTTCGTGGGCGAGCTCATCCTCCAGCAACACGTGGTCCTTCGGCAGAACCGAATGGGGTGTCAACAAGCGCGCGAGGACCATGGTCAGTTGATTGACGGAGCCCTTCACACCATCGACATCGATGGCATAGCGGTAGACATTGGCGTCCTCTAAATCACGCTCTTCATGCTCATCGCGGTAGGTCTGGCGCAGCTGTTCTTCCAGCCCCTCCGGGAGGTCAGGATCGGGCACACGGGTAACCTCAGCAGAAGCTAAGGAGCCGTTATCCACCAGCTTGTGGGTAGCAGCGTTAAAGATTTCGGCCACGCGCTCGGCTTGAGCATCCGGCACCAGAACATCAAAGTGAATCAATGGCATGTAGGTAACCCTACCCAAACTTGAAGGACAGTAACTATGGCAGATCCCACACTTTCTCGGCTGAGCTCGCTCCTCCTCGAAGATTCCGTCGATCTCAGCTGGCAGCGCGCCTTCTACGAAGACATGCACGCCCACCCAGAGCTGTCCCACCAAGAGGAACGCACCGCCGGGCGGATTCTGGAGCAACTATCTAAGTACGATTGCGAGCTCGTCACCGGAATCGGCGGCCACGGCATCGTCGCTATCTTCCGCAATGGGGACGGCCCAACCGCACTGATGCGGGCGGATTTTGATGCCCTCCCCGTGGCCGAGGAAACCGGCGTCCCCTTCGCCGCCACCAATGGCGCGATGCATGCCTGCGGGCACGATATACACACCACGGCATTGCTCGGCGCGTGCGCGATTCTCGATGCCCACCGCGACGCCTGGCACGGCACCTTCCTAGCACTGTTCCAACCCGCGGAGGAATCATCCATGGGTGCCAAATACATGATTGCGGACGGGCTCACCCAGCGCGTTCCCACACCCGATGTCTGCTTTGGTCAACACGTCATGCCGGGCCCCGCCGGCCAGGTGCAGTCCACCGCCGGCCCCATCCTGGCCGGCTGCGATTCCCTTCGCATCCGCATCACGGGGCGCTCCGCGCACGCCTCCATGCCGCACGAGGCCATCGATCCTTCCTACGTGGCTGCCATGGTGGTCACCCGCCTGCAGGCCATCGTCGGCCGCGAGGTTCCTCCCCATGACTTCTTCGTCATCTCGGTGGGCGAGCTGCATTCGGGCGATAAAAACAACATCATTCCGGGCAGCGCCGAACTCGTGCTTAACACCCGCTATTACAAGCCGGAGTTGGCGGAGCGCGTCTACGCCTCCCTCGAGCGCATGGTGCGCGCCGAGTGCGAAGCCTCGGGATGCCCAGCAGAGCCCACCTTCGAGTACTTCGCCCACGGCGAAGTCACCGATAATGACGCTTCCACGCATGAGACCGTTCGCTCGGCCTTCGACGCGGTCTTTGCCGATCTCTCCGTGAGCGCCACCCCGTCCACCGTCTCCGAGGATTTCTGTTACCTCCCACAAGCCTGGGGCGTGCCTTATAACTTCTGGTTCATCGGCTCCACCCCGGAAAACCTCCTGGACAACCCGCCAGTCAACCACCAATCCATTTTCCTGCCGGATTATGAGCCCACCATGCGCTCGGCCACCCACGCCGGGGCTGCAGCCGTCCTGTCTTTTCTAGGGCGCTAACCTTCCCCGCATAGTCCTTTCGCCGCGTGTGATGATTAACGCATGGCGGCTGGCAGTGCTCTCGCCTGCAGCTGAATGCGGAACTGGTTAAGCTTGGGTATTGGTATTTTTCCGCATTTTTATGCCTAAGGTGAAGGGATTCTCATGAGTCAACCCCAGCACTCCGATTTTCAGACCGCAGTTCCCGGACACGTCCGCGCCGCTGCTGGTGTCTCCCCCTCTGCCGCGACCAACCGCAAGTTCTGGTCCGGCTTGTCTTCTTCAGTAATGGAGCAGATTGCTGACAACTGGGAGGCCACCCGCAACGCCTACTCCGCCGCCCGCCAGCAGCACTACTTCTCTGCTGAGTTCCTCCAGGGGCGCGCCCTGCTCAACAACCTCACCAACGTCGGCCTCGTCGACGAAGCCCGCGCCGCCTCCAAGGCCGCCGGCCACGAGCTCTCCGATGTTCTTGAAGCCGAGCACGATGCCGCGCTAGGCAATGGCGGCCTGGGCCGCCTCGCTGCCTGCTTCCTCGATTCTGCTGTCACCCAGAACTACCCAGTCACGGGCTACGGCCTGCTCTACCGCTACGGCCTCTTCCGTCAGTCCTTCGACAACGGTTTCCAGCGCGAGGAGCCGGATGCCTGGATGGAAAATGGCTACGACTTCATCATTCGCCGTGCCTCCGAGCAGCGCTTGGTCCACTTCGATGACATGGATGTACGTGCTATCCCCTATGACATGCCGATTACCGGCTATGGCACCGACAACGTAGGTACGCTGCGCCTGTGGAAATCCGAACCCATCGATGAATTCGATTACGATGCCTTCAACTCGCAGCGCTTCACCGAGGCCATCGTGGAGCGCGAGCGCGTCATGGACATTTGCCGCGTGCTCTACCCCAACGACACCACCTACGAAGGCAAGGTTCTGCGCGTTCGCCAGCAGTACTTCTTCGTCTCGGCCTCGCTGCAGCAGATGATCGATAACTACATCGAGCACCACGGCGAGGACCTCACCGGCTTCGCCGAGTACAACTGCATCCAGCTCAACGACACCCACCCGGTGCTGGCCATCCCAGAATTGCTCCGCCTGCTTCTCGACGAACACGGGATGAGCTGGGATGAAGCCTGGAAGGTTGTCACCGAGACTTTTGCCTACACCAACCACACGGTGCTGGCTGAGGCTTTGGAGAGCTGGGAAGTATCCATCTTCCAGAAGCTGTTCTGGCGCATCTGGGAGCTGGTGGAAGAGATCGACCGCCGCTTCCGCGAAGACATGGCCCAGCGCGGCCTGGATCAAGGGCGCATCGACTACATGGCCCCGGTATCCGACGGCCACGTCCACATGGCGTGGATCGCCTGCTATGCCGCGTACTCCATCAACGGCGTCGCTGCCCTGCACACCGAAATCATCAAGGCGGACACGCTCTCCGAGTGGCACGAGCTGTGGCCGGAGAAATTCAACAACAAGACCAACGGCGTGACCCCGCGTCGTTGGCTGCGCATGTGCAACCCGCGCCTGTCCGACCTGCTCACTGAGCAGGCTGGTTCTGATGCCTGGGTTACCGATCTGACCGAGCTGGCCAAGCTGGCTCCTTTGGCTGAGGATGAGAAGGTGCTGCGCCAACTCATCAACATCAAGCGCGCCAACAAGCAGGACTTCGCCGCATGGATTGACGCACACCAGGGCGCTACCGTGGACCCGGATTCCATTTTCGATGTCCAGATCAAGCGCCTGCACGAGTACAAGCGCCAGCTGATGAATGCGCTTTACATCCTGGACCTGTACTTCCGCATCAAGGTCGACGGCGAAAACGTTCCGAAGCGCACCTTCATCTTTGGTGCGAAGGCAGCGCCGGGATATGTCCGCGCGAAGGCCATCATCAAGCTCATCAACACCATCGGTGACCTGGTCAATAACGACCCGGCTACCAAGGACCTGCTCAACGTGGTCTTTGTTGAGAACTACAACGTCTCCCCTGCTGAGCACATCATTCCGGCTGCTGATGTCTCCGAGCAGATCTCCGTGGCGGGCAAGGAAGCCTCCGGTACCTCCAACATGAAGTTCATGATGAACGGTGCCCTGACCTTGGGCACGATGGACGGGGCCAACGTAGAGATCGTCGAGGCAGTGGGCGAAGACAACGCCTACATCTTCGGCGCCCGCAACGAAGACATCCCGCAGCTGCGCGCCGAGTACAACCCGGGCGAGCTCTACAACACGGTTCCGGGCCTGGCGCGTGTCCTCGATGCCTTCACCGATGGCACGCTGGGTTCGGAGAATGCAGGCATGTTCGGTGATCTGCGCTCCTCGCTGCTCGATGGCTTCGGCGAAAATGCGCAGGACACCTACTACGTTCTCGGGGACTTCGCCGACTACCGCGAGACCCGTGACCGCATGGCGGCCGACTATGACGCCGACGAGCTGGCATGGGCCAAGAAGGCCTGGCTCAACATCTGCTACTCCGGGCGCTTCTCCTCTGACCGCACTATCGCTGACTATGCCAACGAGGTGTGGAAGCTAACCCCGACCCCCATTTCCCACGTCTAGACAGACAGGGGTTAATAGACGCACTAGTGCCTATTAGCCCCTAGACGGGCTTTCCCACAGACAAAGCGCCGCCTCACCCACGGTTGCTTCCTTACCCACTAAGTGGGAAGGAGGAACGGTGGTGAGGCGGCGCTGCCTGTCTGCGACGGTATTACTTGTCGCGCAGAGTCTGGCCCAGCTCGTGGACCTGAATCATATTGGTGTTACCAGAGATTCCGGGAGGGGTACCAGCGATGACGACGATCATGTCGCCTTCCTTGTACTTATCCATTCCCAGCAGAGCCTCATCAATGGCGGCCATCATGTCATCGGTGGACTCGACCGAATCACTCAAGAAGGTCTCTGCACCCCAGGTCAACGCCAGCTGCGAGCGCACCGCCGGGTGCGGGGTGAAGGCAAGGAGTGGCAGCGCGGAGTGCAAACGAGCCACGCGCTTCGCGGTATCACCAGAGGTGGTGAAGGCGACGATGGCTTTCGCATTCAGGCGCTCAGCGATATCGCGTGCGGAGTAGGACACAACACCGCGCTTGGTGCGCGGCACGTGCGACAGCGGAGGAACCTGGCCTCCCTGCTCAGCGTTCGTCACGATGCGGGACATCGTGCGCACAACATTCTGCGGGTCGATGCCGACGGAGGTCTCACCGGAGAGCATGACGGCATCGGCACCATCGAGCACTGCGTTAGCCACGTCGGAGGCCTCCGCGCGAGTCGGGCGCAGGTTGGAGATCATGGAATCAAGCATCTGCGTTGCCACGATGACCGGCTTGGCATTCTCACGCGCGATCTGGATAGCGCGCTTCTGGAACAGCGGAACCTGCTCCAGCGGTACCTCGACGCCGAGATCACCGCGCGCAATCATGATGGCATCAAAAGCCAAGACGATGGATTCGAGGGCATCGACTGCCTCCGGCTTCTCGAGCTTCGCGATGACCGGGACGCGGCGGCCTTCCTCATCCATGATTTCGTGGACCTTGTCCACGTCCGCAGGGGAACGAACGAAGGATAGGGCAACCATGTCCACGCCGAGCTTCAATGCGAAGCGAAGGTCAGCGATGTCCTTCTCCGACAACGCCGGCACAGAGATGTCCATGCCCGGCAAGGACACGCCCTTGTTGTTGGAGACCGGTCCGCCCTCGGTGACCTCACAAACAACGTCATTGCCGTCGACTTCCTTGCAGACGACGGCGACCTTGCCGTCGTCGATCAGCAGGCGGTCACCCGGCTTCGCATCCTTCGCCAGGTTCTTGTAGGTGGTGGACACGCGGTCGTGCGTGCCTTCGACGTCTTCGACGGTGATGCGGACGATTTCGCCGTCCTTCCACATCTCTTCACCGTTGACGAAGCGACCCAGACGGATCTTCGGCCCCTGAAGGTCCGCCAGGACGCCGACTGCGTGGCCGGTCTCATCGGTAGCCTCACGGACCCAGCGGTAGTTCGCCTCGTGGTCCGCATGCTCGCCGTGGGACATGTTCAGACGCGCCACGTTCATGCCTGCTTCAACGAGGCCAAGGATTCCTTCCTTGCTTGCTACAGCAGGACCCAACGTACAAACAATTTTGGTTCTTCTATCCAACATGGAGTGCCTTATTCACATCGGGAGTTTCTAACGGTTCCCAAACTACCCCGCTTTGCTGGTCTCGGCCACCACGAATGAAGCTCACACCATGTTTTGGCCCTTGAATCAGGCTTCCCCGGCGACTGTTGCAGCCCGTTCCAATTCGGCAACAACCGGGAATAACCGGGCACATCTGGGCATTTTGTGTCCTTGCGCCCGAAACTCGAGACTCTCGGTCAAGGCGTCTTAAAACCCTGTGTGATCCCGGCTACTTCCCGAAATCTCAGCGCCTAAATCTGTCGCTAGGCGCTGCGGCTGTCACCTTTGTGAGTCAGCGGTTCCGACGCTGTCACCGGCGTCGGTGCTACGGGCCGGGTCCACCTCTTCTGGCGTTTCCTGGCCTCGCGGCAACCGGATGTACACGATGAGCGCTACGACAAAGCAGACCACCGATACGATGACGTTGACACGCAGACCAAAGATGAGCGTGGCATCGTCAGCACGCATGTTTTCTACAACGAAGCGCCCCGCTGTGTATCCGGCGACGTACAGCGCAAACACACGACCATGACCGAGCTTGAATGCCTTGTGGGCCCACAGCAAGAACACGCACACCGCCACGTTCCACAGCAGCTCATAGAGGAATGTCGGATGCACCGAGGCGATTACTTCCCCGGTCGAGCGGCCACTAATCGGCGCGTATTCACCGCTTTCATTCACGCGATAATAAATGTCGAGAGCCCACGGGACGGTGGTCTCACGACCATAGAGTTCCTGGTTGAACCAATTGCCTAGGCGGCCGATAGCCTGCGCCAAAATGAGTCCAGGCGCGACGGCATCCGCAAACGGCCCCAAAGGGATGCCCTTAACTTTGAACATGAGCCACACGGCGACCGCCCCCAGGGCCACCGCACCCCAAATACCCAGTCCGCCGTTGGTGATTTTCAGTGCGTCGAGAGGATCACACGTGGAACAGAAATACTTATCATTATCCGTAATCACGTGATAGAGGCGGCCGCCAATGATGCCGGCCGGGATCACCACCAAGGCAGCATCCCAGACCACATCCGGGTTTCCACCCCGGGCGGTATAGCGGCGCAAAGTCATCCACAGCGCGACGAGGATGCCGACGATAATGCACATGGCATACGCACGAATAGGGACTGGACCGAGATGCCACACGCCTTGTGGCGGAGAGGGAATGTTGGCGAGGTAGTAAATCTGCACGGGAAATAGTGTGCCTGAAAAAGACGGCCACTACAACGCGCTTAGCTTCTGCGCGAAGGGCACGCCGGATGCTGGCCGGCGGCCACTAAGGAGCGGGCCAAAGCCATCGGGTCCTGGGCCGCCATGATGGACTCACCAACAAGGATGGCATCGGCTCCCTGCGAGGCATAGGACAGCACGTTACGCGGACTATTAACGCCGCCCACCGCAATACGTGTGATGCTCTCAGGAAGACCCGGTGAAATAGTAGAAAAGGCCTCCCGATTAAGTGCATCGGAGGCCAAAGACCACGCATTGATCGCCACGACAGTACCCCCTGCTTTGATAACGCGATCCACCTCAGCGCACGTGCGCACTTCCAGGATGGCTGTCATCCCGAGGGACTCTACGCGGTCGAGGAGCGACTCGAGGCGAGCTTGATCAAGTAACTCCACCTGCAAGGGAATCGCATCTGCCCCATAACACCGCGCTTCATGAATCTGATAGGGATCAACAATGGTGTCGCGGCACAGCATAGGAATGTCGATCGCAGCGCGGGCAACACGCATGTCCTCCAGGGAGCCATGAAAGCGGCGCCTGTCTGTCTGGCAGGCCATGACATGCACGCCTGCTTCCTCCAGCTTTCGTGCCAGGGTCGCGACGGAGTGCGGCCCGTCTAGGTGGACGATTTCTCCCCCATAAGGCACGGCGCGCTTGATTTCGGTGATGATAGAACACCCCGAGCGCAGTAAGGCCTGGGCGGCATCGCGCGGTGCGTCCATGTCTCGAGACCGCGCTTTAACTTCCTTGAAGGGGACGCGTGCCTCCCGTGCGGCTACATCAGCTAGTACGCCGGCCACAAGGTGATCGACGGCAATCGGGGTAGGCATGGAGCACCTCCCTTCCCCGAAGGAAACTCAAAGAAAGAAACAGGGGCGTTTGAGATCACACTTAGGCTAGCGCGCCCTTGCCTCTAACAAGAAATCCGGGGCACCCGATTCGGTGATAGAACCACTCTCTGAAGCAGGAAATGCAGCCACGGCTCACGTGGCTGCCATGCCTAGGTAGAGCGGGGATCGGTGGGGTCAATATCGGCGTCCAAGGCATCCCACATCACGCGGCCGGAGTCCTGGGAGGTTTCGAGATCTTCCTGCAGGCGTTCCTGGCGCACAGCCGGGGTTTCATATTTTGCAGAGCGGGGCTTATCGCCCCCCGGATTGCTCGCCACCATGACCGCGCCGAAGAGGGCCAGTGCCGCACCGACGATAGCGAGCACAGGGCCAGCGGTCGATGCATCAGCAGTGAGAACAGTGGCCCAATCCGAAATGGTTGCAGAATCCACGGAGGTATCGTTCGTTCCTCCCTGCAGTAACTCTTGAGCACGCTCCGCCTCGGCGCCGGCAGTCAACAGCGCAACCGGGCGCCATCCGGCAGCCGCTGCGGCGAGTGCGGTGAGGACAGAGACAATTCGACGACCCGCGCGTCGCAGCGCAAAGGCTGCCACACCGCCAGCGAGCACCACGACGCTGAGTGCAATGAGTTCGAGGGACCACAAGGAACCAGATAGTTCCGCAACACTCGAGCCGGCCTTATCGTCTTCGACCGCCGCCGTCACCCACGTCATGCGGGAAGACAGCCACAACAGGATGGCGCCAGCGAACATCAGCACGGGTCCGATGCGTTTAGCTCCACTGCGCTTTGTTTCAGTGCGCTTAGCCATTGTTCTCCTCTCTGAAGAGATTGCGTGCATCGAAGCACGTCCGGTCCCCGGTATGGCACGCGCCGCCGTGCTGACGCACGGTAAGCAAGACGGTGTCTCCATCGCAGTCTAAGCGCGCACCCACCACCTCTTGGGTATTGCCGGACGTCAGACCTTTAATCCAATACTCGCGGCGCGAGCGTGAATAATACGTTCCACGACGCGTCGCCAGTGTATAGGCCAAGGCATGATCATCCATCCACGCCAGCATAAGCACTTCTCCACGCTCCGATTGCACAATGGCCGGAACCAAGCCCGCCTCGTTGCGCTTAAGCTGCTGAGCAATCTCTTCACTCAGCTCATAGTCCCCTACGGCCTCTGAATCAGTGCTTCCGTGTCCGCTGTTTTCCTTGTGTTCCTTCACTGGCGGACCTCCTTCCCTGCTGCCGCGAGCGCCTCCTTAACCTCAGAGATCTCTACCTCACCGAAGTGGAAGATGCTGGCCGCGAGCACGGCATCTGCCCCAGCATCAACAGCCGGTGGGAAATGCTCGGCCTTACCCGCTCCGCCAGAAGCGATGATCGGCACGGACACTGCCGCACGCACCGCCTCGATCAGTTCGATATCAAAGCCCGCCTTGGTGCCGTCTCCATCCATGGAGTTCAGCAGAATCTCACCAACCCCCAATTCCTCACCGCGCTTGGCCCACTCCACGGCGTCAAGCCCCGCCGAGCGCGTTCCGCCATGCGTGGTGACCTCAAAGCCACTGGGAAAATCTGCTGCGCGGCGAGCATCCACCGAAAGCACAATGCACTGGGAACCAAAGACATCTGCCAGTTCGCGCAGCAACTCCGGGCGCGCGATAGCAGAGGAATTTACCGAGACCTTGTCCGCGCCGGCGCGGAGCAGCTCACGGA
Protein-coding regions in this window:
- the gdhA gene encoding NADP-specific glutamate dehydrogenase is translated as MSIDQQISDYYSKLLKRNAGEPEFHQALAEVLDSLKIVLNKDPHYADYGLVERLCEPERQLIFRVPWVDDGGQIQVNRGFRVQFNSALGPYKGGLRFHPSVNLGIIKFLGFEQIFKNSLTGLPIGGGKGGSDFDPKGKSDAEVMRFCQSFMTELHNHIGEYRDVPAGDIGVGGREIGFLFGQYRRLENKHESGVLTGKGLSWGGSLVRTEATGYGLVYLTSEMMKTHGESFDGAKVIVSGSGNVAIYAAEKVQQLGGTVVAMSDSSGYITTPNGVDLELLKEIKEVRRERISTYAGEAGAGVEYHEGGNVWEVSADVALPCATQNELDGEDAKLLVKNQVRYVAEGANMPCTPEAAHYFVENGIAFAPGKAANAGGVATSALEMQQNASRDSWSFEYTDQRLHEIMSNIFRNIDKTSKEYGLEGDYVAGANIAGFKKVADAMLAQGVI
- a CDS encoding glycerate kinase, producing MRILVAPDSFKGTATAAEAAAAIALGARRALSSSPHADTAKVTTLPMADGGEGTAEVLASAAVHRHGTAGQTITLPTTDAIGRLTEASYQLVGDTAFIDVAAATGLPAVSDALDPLHADSYGTGVLVADAESRGAKHIVLGLGGSASIDGGLGILAALGAAAHDARGYALPKGGAPLVNLDHIDTAQLNMKAAMLDYTLVTDTRAVPVQAATMYGPQKGAEGEQVALLAGAMLRLCEVTETDPQAEFFGAAGGIPIALSWLSRTLWGTSEHCHIVPGGQYVAEALDLPARIAEADLVLTGEGRFDEQSLTGKVVGTLADMTSPPTLGIIAGSSTAPAPQGTLLEELDGKEEGDVAQHLSNAAERLVRTVLQN
- a CDS encoding amidohydrolase, which translates into the protein MADPTLSRLSSLLLEDSVDLSWQRAFYEDMHAHPELSHQEERTAGRILEQLSKYDCELVTGIGGHGIVAIFRNGDGPTALMRADFDALPVAEETGVPFAATNGAMHACGHDIHTTALLGACAILDAHRDAWHGTFLALFQPAEESSMGAKYMIADGLTQRVPTPDVCFGQHVMPGPAGQVQSTAGPILAGCDSLRIRITGRSAHASMPHEAIDPSYVAAMVVTRLQAIVGREVPPHDFFVISVGELHSGDKNNIIPGSAELVLNTRYYKPELAERVYASLERMVRAECEASGCPAEPTFEYFAHGEVTDNDASTHETVRSAFDAVFADLSVSATPSTVSEDFCYLPQAWGVPYNFWFIGSTPENLLDNPPVNHQSIFLPDYEPTMRSATHAGAAAVLSFLGR
- a CDS encoding glycogen/starch/alpha-glucan phosphorylase; this encodes MSQPQHSDFQTAVPGHVRAAAGVSPSAATNRKFWSGLSSSVMEQIADNWEATRNAYSAARQQHYFSAEFLQGRALLNNLTNVGLVDEARAASKAAGHELSDVLEAEHDAALGNGGLGRLAACFLDSAVTQNYPVTGYGLLYRYGLFRQSFDNGFQREEPDAWMENGYDFIIRRASEQRLVHFDDMDVRAIPYDMPITGYGTDNVGTLRLWKSEPIDEFDYDAFNSQRFTEAIVERERVMDICRVLYPNDTTYEGKVLRVRQQYFFVSASLQQMIDNYIEHHGEDLTGFAEYNCIQLNDTHPVLAIPELLRLLLDEHGMSWDEAWKVVTETFAYTNHTVLAEALESWEVSIFQKLFWRIWELVEEIDRRFREDMAQRGLDQGRIDYMAPVSDGHVHMAWIACYAAYSINGVAALHTEIIKADTLSEWHELWPEKFNNKTNGVTPRRWLRMCNPRLSDLLTEQAGSDAWVTDLTELAKLAPLAEDEKVLRQLINIKRANKQDFAAWIDAHQGATVDPDSIFDVQIKRLHEYKRQLMNALYILDLYFRIKVDGENVPKRTFIFGAKAAPGYVRAKAIIKLINTIGDLVNNDPATKDLLNVVFVENYNVSPAEHIIPAADVSEQISVAGKEASGTSNMKFMMNGALTLGTMDGANVEIVEAVGEDNAYIFGARNEDIPQLRAEYNPGELYNTVPGLARVLDAFTDGTLGSENAGMFGDLRSSLLDGFGENAQDTYYVLGDFADYRETRDRMAADYDADELAWAKKAWLNICYSGRFSSDRTIADYANEVWKLTPTPISHV
- the pyk gene encoding pyruvate kinase, which encodes MDRRTKIVCTLGPAVASKEGILGLVEAGMNVARLNMSHGEHADHEANYRWVREATDETGHAVGVLADLQGPKIRLGRFVNGEEMWKDGEIVRITVEDVEGTHDRVSTTYKNLAKDAKPGDRLLIDDGKVAVVCKEVDGNDVVCEVTEGGPVSNNKGVSLPGMDISVPALSEKDIADLRFALKLGVDMVALSFVRSPADVDKVHEIMDEEGRRVPVIAKLEKPEAVDALESIVLAFDAIMIARGDLGVEVPLEQVPLFQKRAIQIARENAKPVIVATQMLDSMISNLRPTRAEASDVANAVLDGADAVMLSGETSVGIDPQNVVRTMSRIVTNAEQGGQVPPLSHVPRTKRGVVSYSARDIAERLNAKAIVAFTTSGDTAKRVARLHSALPLLAFTPHPAVRSQLALTWGAETFLSDSVESTDDMMAAIDEALLGMDKYKEGDMIVVIAGTPPGISGNTNMIQVHELGQTLRDK
- the lgt gene encoding prolipoprotein diacylglyceryl transferase, producing the protein MQIYYLANIPSPPQGVWHLGPVPIRAYAMCIIVGILVALWMTLRRYTARGGNPDVVWDAALVVIPAGIIGGRLYHVITDNDKYFCSTCDPLDALKITNGGLGIWGAVALGAVAVWLMFKVKGIPLGPFADAVAPGLILAQAIGRLGNWFNQELYGRETTVPWALDIYYRVNESGEYAPISGRSTGEVIASVHPTFLYELLWNVAVCVFLLWAHKAFKLGHGRVFALYVAGYTAGRFVVENMRADDATLIFGLRVNVIVSVVCFVVALIVYIRLPRGQETPEEVDPARSTDAGDSVGTADSQR
- a CDS encoding indole-3-glycerol phosphate synthase TrpC, with amino-acid sequence MPTPIAVDHLVAGVLADVAAREARVPFKEVKARSRDMDAPRDAAQALLRSGCSIITEIKRAVPYGGEIVHLDGPHSVATLARKLEEAGVHVMACQTDRRRFHGSLEDMRVARAAIDIPMLCRDTIVDPYQIHEARCYGADAIPLQVELLDQARLESLLDRVESLGMTAILEVRTCAEVDRVIKAGGTVVAINAWSLASDALNREAFSTISPGLPESITRIAVGGVNSPRNVLSYASQGADAILVGESIMAAQDPMALARSLVAAGQHPACPSRRS
- a CDS encoding TIGR02234 family membrane protein, which produces MAKRTETKRSGAKRIGPVLMFAGAILLWLSSRMTWVTAAVEDDKAGSSVAELSGSLWSLELIALSVVVLAGGVAAFALRRAGRRIVSVLTALAAAAAGWRPVALLTAGAEAERAQELLQGGTNDTSVDSATISDWATVLTADASTAGPVLAIVGAALALFGAVMVASNPGGDKPRSAKYETPAVRQERLQEDLETSQDSGRVMWDALDADIDPTDPRST
- the hisI gene encoding phosphoribosyl-AMP cyclohydrolase codes for the protein MKEHKENSGHGSTDSEAVGDYELSEEIAQQLKRNEAGLVPAIVQSERGEVLMLAWMDDHALAYTLATRRGTYYSRSRREYWIKGLTSGNTQEVVGARLDCDGDTVLLTVRQHGGACHTGDRTCFDARNLFREENNG